CTTCAGCCTCTCGGCCACCTCTCCGGGCGGAACTCCCTGACCTTCGAAGTCTCGGTCCGTCAGGGCGTTAAACGTCGCTACGGCGGCGCTCCGTCGCAACCCTTGGCCGCTCGCCCGAGGCGCCCCGTTGGCTCCTACGTATTCTCTGCCTTATGGAATTGCTCGGCCAACTCGTCATTCCCCATGTTCTCATCAATCAACTTCATCATCTTGTCCAAGTACGCGTCCTTCCAGTCGTCCGTGCTCGCCTTCTCGGTCATTTTCCGAGCCACCACCTCAACCATCTTCCGTCGTTGAGTGATGGTCAGTTCGATCTTCTTCCGGCCCATCGTGCCTCTCCTGAATTGGCGTCCAGCGACCCGTCTGGATGACACGGTCCGTCCGGTCCGGCGTCCCACGGCTTGGCGCGGAGTGTAACCCGACTTATCGGACGAGGGAACCAGGCTGCGCGGGCGTCCGCCGGCCCGCCGCCTTGCGGTTTCGGCGGGCTCGGGCAGGATTCCGTGCCTGCACTCAACGGGGGACGCGCGATGCACGACGGCAACGACCGGATCTCGCGGCGCGAATTCGTCGCTGCCACGGGAAGCGCCGCCGCGGCGGCGATGGCGCCCGCGAGCCTGTGGGACACGGCACGCCGCGCACCGCCACCGGCCGGCGCGACGGTGCTGTTCCAGGGTGATTCGATCACCGACTGCGGGCGCGACCGCGCCGTGGCCGAGTCCAACCGCGCCGCCGCGCTGGGCACGGGCTATCCCCTCCTGATCGCCGCGCAGCTCCTGGCGGCGCGGCCCGAGGCCGGGCTCGGCGTCCTCAACCGCGGCGTCAGCGGCAACACGGTCCCGGACCTGGACGCGCGCTGGCAGGCGGATGCGCTCGACCTCAAGCCCGACGTGCTGAGCGTGTTGATCGGCGTCAACGACCTGTGGCACAAGCTGTCGGGGCACTACACCGGCACCGTCGCGGAGTACGAGGCCGGCTACGCAGCGCTGCTCGGGCGCGCGCGGCGCGCGCTGCCAGCGGTGCGCCTGGTGGTGCTCGAGCCGTTCGTGCTGCGCACGGGAGCCGTCAACGACGCCTGGTTCCCGGAGTTCGACCTGCGCCGGGCCGCCGCGGCGCGCGTGGCCTCCGGCGCCGGCGCCACGTTCGTGCCGCTCCAAGCCATGTTCGACCGGCTGGCGGCCCGTGCGAGCGCGGCGTACTGGGCGGCCGACGGCGTACACCCCACCGTGGCGGGCCACGGCGCCATCGCGCAACTGTGGATGCAGATGGTGTCGCCGTGAGCGGGACCGCCGTGTTCATCCACGGCGCGTGGATGCCGCCGCGCTGCCGGGAGCCGTTCACGGGCTTCTTCGAGCGCCGCGGCTGGCGGTGCCTGGCGCCGGCCTGGCCACGTCACGACCGGCCCGTCGCCGCCGACGGCCCGGAGCCGGCGCAGCCGGGCCCCGGACCGGCCCTCAATGATGGTACAGCACGTTGAGCGACGCCGTCGGCTGGATCGCGACCGGGCCGGTGCGCGATGCGAACACGCTCCGACTCGACCGGTCCAGCCTCAGGTCGCTGCGCACCACCACGCTCGGGCCGAGCCGGATCTCGGGCGTCAGCGTGACCTCCCACAGCGTCTGCGCGGTGCCGGTTCGGGCGCCGTCCCGGTCGTCGAACACCTCCGTCCGCGCGTGGAGCAAGAACCACGCGTTCGCCGCCACCCCGAGGTAGAGCGCCGCGCCCCGCCACACCGCCATCCGGCCGAGGGGCGCCGCGTTGGTCTCCCGGCCCCAGTCGCCGTTCAAGCCCGCGGTCACGCGGTCCGTCGCCTTCCACGTGGCATCCACGTCCAGCACGTCCCGGAAGTGGACGTCGTCGTCGTTCTGCTCGGGACCCGCGATGCCGTTGAGATAGAACGAGAGCCGCGCGGACGGCGTCACGCCGAGCTGCGCGTGGACCGTCTTCCCGCGGTTGTTGTCTTCGACGTCGTCCCACCCGTTGGCGACCATCAGCATGGCCGAGAGGGCGGGCGTGAAGCTGTACGCGGCGCGCACGCCGGTGTGGGTGAACGGGATCGCGTAGCCGAACAGGAACGCGTGCGTGGCGTCGTCGTTCCACCCGTCGTACCCCTCGATCACCTCGTAGCCCAGACCGGTGACGAACTTGCCGGCGTCGAGATGGAGGCCCGAGCCGAGCGGCGCGACCCAGCTCACGAACGCCTGGTGCACGTCGAAGTCCTGGCCCTCCCCGGTCGAATCGCGGAACATGCCGCGCGAGGCGGCGACGCGGGAGACCGCGCCGGCCGTGAAGTCCACGCGGAAGCCGAAGGCGCCGGGGCCGGAGGCGGGGCGCCGGACGACCAGCTCCACGAGGTCGATCCGGAAGTCGTCGTCGTCGTAGTCGAACACGCGCAGCTGGTTGGTGCGCGACGGCGGCTCGTTGAGGTTGTAGGAGAAGCTCGTGGACACCAGGCCGTGGAACTCGATGGCCTGGTGCCCCGGCTCCGGGCTCGCCGGCGGCGCCTGGCCGGCGAGCAGCCGGGGCAGGACGAGACCCGCCCCGGCCGCGAGGATGCGCAAGGCACGCATCGGACGCCGTCCCTCAGTCCGCCGCGTCGAGATAGGCCTTCTCGCCGTGCAGCGACTCGTCGAGGCCGATCTCCTCCACCTTGTCGGACACGTGGACCGGCGTCAGGCGGTTGATGATGGCCAGCATCGCGTAGGTGAAGACGAACGCCCACACCGACGAGACCACCACGGCCACCAGCTCCTTGACGAAGAACGCGCCGTTCCCCGCGAGGAGGCCGTCCGTGCTGTGCGGGTTGAACGCCGTGGTGGCGAAGATCCCCAGCATGATGATGCCGAGGAGGCCGCCGACGCCGTGCACGCCCCAGACGTCGAGCGCGTCGTCCCAGCCGATGCGGTTCTTCAGGGACACGGCGAAGTAGCAGACGATGCCGGACACGCAGCCGATCAGCACGGCGGTGGCCGGCGAGACGTAGCCGGCCGCCGGCGTCACCGTCGCGAGGGCGGCGACGGCCCCCGTCAGCAGGCCGATGAAGTGCGGCTTCTTGCCGAACAGCCAGTCCACGAACAGCCAGGCCACGGCGCCGAACGATGCCGCCACGTCGGTGTTCAGGAACGCGACCGCGGTGGTCGAGTCCACCCGGAACTCGCTGCCCGCGTTGAACCCGTACCAGCCGAACCACAGGAGCCCGGTGCCGAGGGCCACGAGCGGGATCGAGTGCGGGCCGCGGTCCATGACGTGGCGCCTGCCGAGGTAGATCACCGAGGCCAGGGCCGCCATGCCGGCGATGTTGTGCACCACGATGCCGCCGGCGAAGTCGAGCACGCCCCACTGCTGCAGGATGCCGCCGCCCCAGACCATGTGGACGAACGGGAAGTAGACGAACAGCAGCCAGCCGGTGAGGAACAGGAAGTACGCCTTGAACGTCACGCGGTTCGTGAAGGCCCCCGTGATGAGCGCCGGCGTGATGATGGCGAACATCATCTGGTAGGCGCAGAACACGATCATCGGGATCGTGTCGTTCGGGGAGGGAGTGTTGAGCGTGATGCCGCGCAGGAAGGCCCAGTCGAGGTTGCCCAGGATCCCGAAGTAGTCGGTCCCCGCGTGGTAGCTGCCGGAAAAGCACAGCGAGAATCCGCAGATCCACCAGAGCACCGTCGTCCATCCCATCGAGACGAAGCTCTGGATCATGATGGCCAGCACGTTCTTGCGGCCCACCAGGCCGCCGTAGAAGAACGCGAGGCCGGGCGTCATCAGCATCACGAGACTCGAACAGAGTATCATGAAGCCGGTGTTGCCCGTGTCGAGATGGAGCATCCGGGCCTTCCTTTCTCTCAGGTCACGGGGGACAAAAAAACCGGCGCACACCATGCGACATGCGGCGGTGTGGCCGGAGCGAAGACGGTCGGAGGAACGCGTTGCTGCGCGGCCCCGGGAGGAGGCGGGCGCTGACGACGTTCGAGGGTGGGCGGGTCGGGTGCTCGCACGCCTCGGCGACGCCGGCGGGCCGCCAGCCGCACCGCTCCCCGGGCCTCGGCGGCCCGGAAGCCGACGCCGGCGGCCGCGGACACGCTCGTGCGCCTGCGCGGCGCGCCCGTCCCGGCGGGGACGATCATCGGCTCCGCCCGCAGCACGAACGGCGTCCGCGCGAGCGCCCCGCGGCAGAGCGCGACGGCGGCGGGCGCTGGCTCAGCGGCATCCGCCCGCTCCGCGGCGCTCGCGAGCACGACGACCGGGACCCGGGCGCCGATCTTCGCGATCACCACGGCGGGGCCGAGCGCGAGCAGCGCCGCAGCCAGGAGCGACGTCGCGAACAGGCCGCAGGCGCGGGCAAACCGGAGTTGCGGTGTCGGGATGGGGATGGACGCGTCGAGCGGCAGGCCCCGGCCAGCAATGGGGCAGTTGGGTGGGAAGCACAGGTCCAGCGTCTGCCGCCGAGCCGCCATCCGACCACCGTGTGGGACGCTGGGAAGCGTTGCAAATTCCGCACCGACGGGAAGGGAGCCTCGGTGCACCGTCGGCTCGCCGGTCGGACGCTTGCGGCGGGGCAGCGCGCGTGTTTCTTAGGGGCCCATGACGTCGGCGGCCCGCACGGGGGCGCTGTTCATGGTGGCGGCGCTGGCGTTCTACACGGCCGGCGTGTGGAGCGAGCGCCTGGCGGCCCGCCTCAAGCCGTGGCACCTGGCGATGTTCTGGCTGGGTCTCGCCTGCGACTCCATCGGCACCGACCGGATGCGGCAACTGGCGG
The sequence above is a segment of the Gemmatimonadales bacterium genome. Coding sequences within it:
- a CDS encoding GDSL-type esterase/lipase family protein; amino-acid sequence: MPALNGGRAMHDGNDRISRREFVAATGSAAAAAMAPASLWDTARRAPPPAGATVLFQGDSITDCGRDRAVAESNRAAALGTGYPLLIAAQLLAARPEAGLGVLNRGVSGNTVPDLDARWQADALDLKPDVLSVLIGVNDLWHKLSGHYTGTVAEYEAGYAALLGRARRALPAVRLVVLEPFVLRTGAVNDAWFPEFDLRRAAAARVASGAGATFVPLQAMFDRLAARASAAYWAADGVHPTVAGHGAIAQLWMQMVSP
- a CDS encoding porin, producing MRALRILAAGAGLVLPRLLAGQAPPASPEPGHQAIEFHGLVSTSFSYNLNEPPSRTNQLRVFDYDDDDFRIDLVELVVRRPASGPGAFGFRVDFTAGAVSRVAASRGMFRDSTGEGQDFDVHQAFVSWVAPLGSGLHLDAGKFVTGLGYEVIEGYDGWNDDATHAFLFGYAIPFTHTGVRAAYSFTPALSAMLMVANGWDDVEDNNRGKTVHAQLGVTPSARLSFYLNGIAGPEQNDDDVHFRDVLDVDATWKATDRVTAGLNGDWGRETNAAPLGRMAVWRGAALYLGVAANAWFLLHARTEVFDDRDGARTGTAQTLWEVTLTPEIRLGPSVVVRSDLRLDRSSRSVFASRTGPVAIQPTASLNVLYHH
- a CDS encoding ammonium transporter, translating into MLHLDTGNTGFMILCSSLVMLMTPGLAFFYGGLVGRKNVLAIMIQSFVSMGWTTVLWWICGFSLCFSGSYHAGTDYFGILGNLDWAFLRGITLNTPSPNDTIPMIVFCAYQMMFAIITPALITGAFTNRVTFKAYFLFLTGWLLFVYFPFVHMVWGGGILQQWGVLDFAGGIVVHNIAGMAALASVIYLGRRHVMDRGPHSIPLVALGTGLLWFGWYGFNAGSEFRVDSTTAVAFLNTDVAASFGAVAWLFVDWLFGKKPHFIGLLTGAVAALATVTPAAGYVSPATAVLIGCVSGIVCYFAVSLKNRIGWDDALDVWGVHGVGGLLGIIMLGIFATTAFNPHSTDGLLAGNGAFFVKELVAVVVSSVWAFVFTYAMLAIINRLTPVHVSDKVEEIGLDESLHGEKAYLDAAD